The DNA segment AACATCAATGAAAAGTGAGCATCATTTGTACAAAATGATCTATATCTGCATATATGTAAAAGACATTACTCTGAGGGGGGGAAAAAGCAAACAGCCAATAAATCCCTCCACAGAGAAACAACCATGTATAGACTATGTTCAGACTGTGTATTACACTATAATCTAAATCTACTGATTTCAAACTCTAACATGATGAAAGTAAGTAAAatctattaataataaagaactTCTTTCTAAATGCCATCAAAATTTCTATGCCATATGCTGGCTTGacatgcttgaaaaaaaaaataaaataaagcaatcaaAAGGATGGAGTTCCAACAGTTTTAACTAAAGGTGTAAAGTAAAAAATTTGGGGCAAATGTTTTGATCATGCAGCAACTACATGCAGCATAGCACAAACTGTTTTGTTTCACGTGCATGGCATACCAATTCCAAATGATCTAACGATCTTCACCTGTTCTAGACATTCATCACTTACCCAACACATCATGAAATATTGACCGTACAGAAGAGTCCCAGCGACTTTGAAAGAATGCAAGTCCAGCTGGTGTAATGTTATCCTGATGCTGCCTATAAAATTCTAGTGTGCTGAAGGTTCGTTCTTGAAGAGACAtgctgcaaaaaaataaattaaaataaccaAACAAGAAAATCTGGAAAACATAGTAAGGCTGAACATAAATGAATGATGCTAAGGTGCTGCTTGTTTCCTGTCTTTAATGCTAATTCCTGACTTGGATTTTGGATGAAAGTGTCTCTCATGATATTTTTCCCAGCATTCTTGGCAAAAAGATTGTCTTCTTGAACCATTTTCAACCAATGAAAGCTCTCATACTGGAACTTGCTCCCAGTAAAAAAATAGCAGGATAGTTTTGCAAGCTCATCAATAGCACACTGCCACAGGCTCATGGGTATCTTGTTTTCAccatgcagttttttttaggACCTTCAGGACAGACTGCAATAGCTACATTATAGTGTTTTcaagctaaatatttttttttaaattttaacattcCCTTGTTCACATACCTATCAGATTTCTTGAATTTGCTGAAGTCCATCTTGCCATTCTGTTTGTAGAGAACAAAGATATACCGTAAATACCCAACTCCTCGGACTGGAAATGGCTGCAGGTAGTCACAGACAGTCTCTCCCTTGTCAATTTGGCTGCCTGGAATGTTGCCCCTAAAATAAGTCaccacaatattttaatattgaatGAAGCGTTTCGTCTGAACAAACAATCCATTTCCAAACTTTTCTAGTCAGCATTTTTCAGAGTACATTAACTATTTAATTCTAATATGGTGACCAACCAAATGAAGTGACTGAAAAAAACTGAGATAATCACAGCAAATAAGATGCTATCTTATTGGTCCCCAGATGTCAAGGCAAGAAAGTGTTCTTCTAAGTATCTTGAAAGAGCTAAAGTAATTAAACCAAATTCAGAATAAATCTACCAGAATGAAAAGTCATAACTCTTCTTCATTCTTGCTTGTATCCCATGGAGAAACTGCTATTTAAAAAGCAAGATTAGGTGAAGATATTTAAACTGCCATAAAATCCACAACACATCTGGCCTATTTCTCATGCCACTGGAAGATGTTCATCAAGTACAATGAAGAACACCATACTGAAAATATACTGTGAAATAGGAATTCATTTTTGAGACAAAAGTAACACTAAATACTTACACAAACCAGTGAAGACATTCTTTGTCATTGTGCTGCAAATTACCATCTGGACATGACATGATCAGTGTCCACAGAGTCTCCGCATCACTTTTATAGTCTATAAAGGGATGCACAGCTGCCTGTTCCAAGAAAATTAGATCACCAATGCTTGCAGAAAAATCGTCTACTCTATTTATAGAGTCAATTATTAACCACTATGAATAACACAACtgttactaaaacaaaaattttctataaaatataattataaaacaaaggGATGGGAGGTTCTGGAAGGGGTAGTGTGGAACTGGTTTTTAACACTCAACTAGCAGTAAAAGGTATATCGTGGCAAAGGAACGGTCCTGTAAACATATGCAGAGAGAGAACAACGTGcacaagacaagatctgaacccaggagagctaaccttcactgtagtggtgacaggtGCTTACTGCTGTGTTATCAAATTACCCCAGATATGAAGAGCTAttacagaaaatagtaaatgtaataGAAGCACTATATACAGACTTTCACTGCCATGTAGCAGCAGCAAGACAAGAGGAATCCATTGAACACTTACATCTGTACAATTGATAACAAAGAAGTAGAGGCCAAGAATTTACATACCGAACAAGATGCAAACAGACTCATCAAAGCTAATCAAGCCTTTTCCACTCTAAAAGAAATTCCAAAGATGAAAGCCctaaagaagaagacaaaattaaGAATTTTCAACGTCCTTTCAGTCTTACTCTATGGAAGTAAGTTCTGGAAGATATCAGCAAAAAATCTGGCAGAAACTAGAGACCTTTCAAACCAAATATCTAaggaaaactttcaaaatattctggCCTAACACAATCACTAATGAAGAAATCCTTACAAAGGCCAGCTTCACAATTATGACAACCATAATCCATaaaagaagatggaaatggCTTTggcatgtgtgcagaatgaaacctTAGGCATCACCCAAAATAGCCCTTCATGGGACAGCTGATGACATGAGAAAGCATGTTCAGCCAAAAAAAATATGCCGAAGGTCAGtatagagagaaataaaggacCAGAAACTGTCTTAAAACAGCACGGGTAAACTTGCTGCGGACAAAAATGGAGGTTTCTAGTGGATGCTTTATGTACCACCTTAGGTACAAAAAGTAATATGGATAGCCATCAAATAGACGATTATCAAGTAATGGAGTGAACAAGTTACTCAGCAGCTGTGGATTTCAAATGGATCAAAGCATTACTgacatgaaaaatgaaatgctagACCATAAAATTGTTTACCACTTATATTGCAACATTCTACTAAAGTGATGTGTTGTGAACAgcttataaaatttaataaatggcAAACTGTCACTCACACTGTAACCTTGCATAAAGTGGAAAATATATCcctttgcaataaaaaaaaggggACAAAATCTTACTAATAACAAAGAGGGTCCTCACCTCTGCAGGGGGTATTTTATTTCCATAGTACACTGGTGTTACAAACTCTTCATCGTAATCATAGCAAACAGTTAGTGGATTTGTGTTGTAGAAAAAGGCACTGCCaaacaaatcatcaaaaatGCCATAATGCTCAGCAATGGTCCGGAGATGAGAAGGACCTTTCTCATTCtgccatttttctttcacagttTCCAGATCAAGCTTTACTGCAGAAAGggaaaataatggaaaacatGGTTAAAATTTAACAaccaacaaaattatttctaatgCTGACAAACAGTAAAATCGAAAAAATTTTCATGGCTAAAACATCATTACATTTCAAGAATGTGCACATATATGATAAACTAAGCTTCCTAACAGCATTACAAATTACTGCACAGttgaaaaagattaaataagACAACAGCTAGCTTTGttcttaaaatcttaaaagatGATTGTTTCAACTCTTATACGCATACAATTTACATTCTGGTACCATTTAGCAGATAACAATTGATTTATCCAAATGAAGTTTTCTGGCACAAGTAGTTTTTAAGTAAATCAACTCTCCTGCCCACGCCTCCACTcagttttaaagaagaaaaataatactttacaTAACTTAACAAAAAGGTTATATATATCATGAAACTGTATAAATCTATTGCTGTAAGTGTAAAATAAACTAATGTCAGCCTTGGTGGTAGTAGCCAAGCAGCCACATTGAATAGAACCTACAATGTCTAAGCCGAGCAGCTGACTCTAGAGAGGTTTTAGACTTGATCCACTGCTGCAGTTTTTTAGCATCATTACTTCTGTCACCCGAATTTTTTCCCAAAGGGAAGCCAATGTTTATGGCTCTGTCTAGTTCAGGGTCTTTGGCATTCAACTCTGAAACAAACagcatattttttcaaatatatattttttttattacatataaaatgttatttaacattattttaacaaaagacaccaaaatatgaaaaaattttatttctttatttaattaaatataaatattttatttcctaataaataaacttgaagcaaaaactaaaattttactTATTACATTCTGTGTAAAGTTTAAGGTGAGGTAATGTTCACAGGAACAGGGAACAGTAAGTTCGTGGATCAGTGTCTGCGacatattaattatataatgCACAGCAGATAGTTGTGTTGTGAGAGCACAACATATAAATCACAAAATGCACAGCAAACAGTTGAGTGATTAGAGCAATGGTGTCTGAAACCCGAGGCACACCGGTTCAACACAAGCTTGGCCCCAGCAGTCAGGAATGGgcacctgactccatagagggttggggaggatAGGCACAGCCCTCACATAAAAGCTGGCTCTGAAAAAATTcagatctctaacacctcataTCCCAGTGACCTGAAAAGATTAGGGACAACTTTGTGTGCATCTAGTGATGAGAgtcaaaaacaaacaggaacttccaatccaacttcaaggagagaacatcctggaaataAACCCCTTCACATATCTGGGAAGCATAGTCAACAAGGACTgtggagcagatgatgacatcaaaagccacatcaacaaggctAGGTATGCTTTCAatagcctacgccccatctggaactcccgaacATTAACCTTTCATAGTAAGACCCGTATCTTCAACACCAATTTCTATTAGAAACACTGTGATTTCTGTAACAACATTTCtctagtttttaatttttcttttctgcattaTCTGCTTTTATAATGTCTGTTATTTTATGTCAAACACAATGCCTCTACTCATATATTGCGACAAGTAATAAGTGTATAAGGATAGCAACCTCGGCACCTGCTTATATTCCTTTTCTTCAAACCCATGCCATTAAGAGTTCATATTAGTAAATGCATCCATACATTTTGTGTGCAGGTGCGTGTGTACAAATACAACTTCAGTgaggttttttattattattatttaaatattaatttaatttaatattattattattca comes from the Pomacea canaliculata isolate SZHN2017 linkage group LG12, ASM307304v1, whole genome shotgun sequence genome and includes:
- the LOC112577204 gene encoding 39S ribosomal protein L38, mitochondrial-like, with product MAVSANVACKVAKQALLQCRCILSVQPRRNRHKSIFRGKWPEEAKTFQQRLDELNAKDPELDRAINIGFPLGKNSGDRSNDAKKLQQWIKSKTSLESAARLRHLKLDLETVKEKWQNEKGPSHLRTIAEHYGIFDDLFGSAFFYNTNPLTVCYDYDEEFVTPVYYGNKIPPAEAAVHPFIDYKSDAETLWTLIMSCPDGNLQHNDKECLHWFVGNIPGSQIDKGETVCDYLQPFPVRGVGYLRYIFVLYKQNGKMDFSKFKKSDSMSLQERTFSTLEFYRQHQDNITPAGLAFFQSRWDSSVRSIFHDVLGIPEPSYEFIRPPNYHPQQKRYPHKQPFNLYLDRYRDVKDIQEEVLKEHLKKTDPFQPTVEPKYPNIYPHAGYIPSWLKTRIQNMRFGRHQWKHLKPEV